CAAGTTAAAGCCCCACATTTTGTCAAAAAGGATGCCTTCAAGCCGCTTGATTAAGCAGTATCGCTATGTTAATATTACAGAGGTGCTTTGCTTAATGGGCATTCAAATGTACTCTCAATAGAGGAGGTTGGCAAACCTTTCAACAGGGGGAAGCAACGATGGAAATTGAACGTATCGGAGTATTGACCGGTGGGGGCGACGCCCCAGGACTCAACGCCGTCATTCGAGCAATTGTCATTGCGGCCGACCAACACGGAATCGAAGTGATAGGGATAAAACGCGGGTGGGCCGGACTTCTCGATGGGGGAGAAGCGGAACTGCTCACGGTCGATCAGGTTGACGATATCCATCGAACCGGCGGGACTGTCTTGCGGACCTCGAGAACCAACCCGGTGAAACACCCGAACGGGATGGAACAGATCAGGAGGAACCTCGAAAAATATCACATCGACGCGCTCATTGCGATCGGCGGAGACGATACTCTGGGAGTGGCGAACAAGCTGCACTTGGAGGGCATAAAAGTTGTCGGGGTTCCAAAAACGATCGATAACGATTTGTGCGGCACCGATTACACCTTCGGTTTTGATACGGCAATTAATATTGCGACCGAGGCGATGGACCGCCTTCACACAACGGCAAAGTCGCACGACAGAGTGCTGATTGTCGAGATCATGGGCCGCTACGCGGGCTGGCTGGCTATGAATGCCGGCATGGCCGGCGGTGCTCATATAATCCTTCTTCCCGAAGAGAAATTTGATCCCGATGAGGTGGCGGATATCGTCAAGAAGCGCCGCGAATCGGGCAGAAATTATACCATTATAGCGGTCTCGGAGGGAGCGGTGCCTGCGGATGCTCGCGAGTTCATCACTCAGGACGACAAAGTGGACGAATTCGGCCATGTGAAGCTTGGCGGGATCGCGAAACGGCTTGCGAAGGTCATCGAGAAGAAAACAGGGCAGGAGACGCGCTCGGTAGAGTTGGGCCACGTCCAGCGTGGAGGCGCCCCATCGGCCTTTGATCGGGTTCTGGGCGCCAGGCTTGGCCTGAAGGCGGTGAACCTGTTGCTCGAAGGCAAATTCGGGCAGATGCCCGCTCTCCAAGGGACGACAATTATTAATATCCCTCTGGAGCAGGCTATCGGGAAGCTGAAGCTGGTGGATAAATCCTTCATCGACGAGATGAAGATTTTCAGGGGGAGATGATCCGCCCCCCGCACGACTGGTACTGAATGCGCAGGCGCAGCCCTTTTTCTGATCAAGAAAGCTCTTGCCGATCGTAAGGAGAATATATGAATATCTTCATTTCCGGAGGGACCGGCTTCATCGGCAGTCATTCGGCGGCTCGACTGATCGATGCCGGCCATCATGTGCGGCTCCTGAGCCCGAAGGGGCCGGGGCATGCACAAGGCCTTCCGCAGGAACACGCGGAATTTGTCGGCGGAGACCTCCTCGATCCGGATTCGCTGAAGGGGAAAATGGACGGCGTCGACGTTGCGGTCAATTTCGTCGGGATCATCGTCGAGGTCGGGGAAGCCACGTTTGAGCGCGTTCACGTCCACGGACTTCACAACTTGCTGTGGGAAGCAAAGAGAGCAGGCGTAAAGCGCTTTGTGCACATCAGTGCCCTGGGCACCAGCGACAGGCCCGTCAGCGAATATTTCCGCACAAAATGGCAGGCCGAGCAGCTTATCAAGAACAGCGGAATCCCATATGTCATTTTGAGGCCGTCGCTGGTTTTCGGGCCTGAGGACAAGTTTTTCAACATGCTCAAGCCGATGCTTTACTTGCCTATCGTCCCCGTTGCCGGCGGCGGCAAGACGAGGTTCCAGCCGATATATGTCGAGGATATCGCATCGTGCATAGTGGCGTCGGTCGAGCAGGAAAAGCCGCTGAACGGGATTTGGGAAATCGCGGGCCCCGACCAGTTCACGTTCGATGAGATGCTCGATCAGATGGCCGATGTGATGGGAAAGGCGCACCGCCTCAAACTGCATATCCCCATGCCGGTGATGATGTTGGTCGCGCGCGTGGTCGAAAAACTTTTTCCAAAGCCGTTTGTCACCACGGACCAGCTAAAAATGCTCTCGCTCGATAACGCAACCGCCGAGAATTCCCTGACCGACGTCTTCGGAGTTCAGCCCCATGTTTTCCGCGACACCTTGCGGAAGTACTGGGGAACATGAGCGATCTCTTGGAATAGCCTTTTTGTCCCGGCCGGATCCCGTGCGATGCCGGTTGTTGTCTCAGCCCCCCTCGAACATCCAGCCTTCGTTCTTCATGAACCAGTTGCCGGTGTCGTCGAGGTATTCGAGCGTCTCCTGCAACAGTTCGTAATGGTGCTTTTCCATCAGACTCAGGTGCTTGAACGCCGTCTTCTCGATTCCGCTTTGAGCCTTCTCGTAAGCGTCGTTATAGAGATTATACCCCTTTTTCTCGAAATCGAGGGCGATGCGCATAGCCTCCGTATCGCTGGGGTCGGCCTGTGTCCGGTTGCGAGCCTCCTCTCCGGCCGCTTCGAAAATCGTCTTGAACCGCTGTCGTATCGGCTCTAGTTTGCTTCTGGACACGATTTCCTCGATTTCCTTGATACCGGATTTCCCGTAGAGTTTCTGGAGTAGTTCTATATGGTGGCGCTCATCCTCGACCAGTCCCTCGAACGTCTTCTTTCCGAAGGCATCATTTGATCGTTCCGCGAATTCGCGGTACATCTTCAGGCCGTCATGCTCGAGTTGCAGCGCAAATTTTACGATTTCCTCAATTGTTTTTGGGACTTCAGCCATTTTCGCCTTCTCCTTTTTTTGTCTTTGGTTCTGCCCTTGCTCCTGGGCGCATTCGTATGAAGGGGATCGGTTACCGCCTCGAATTGCTCCTCCGTCATGATTCCGCGCTGAATGGCCAGCTTCTTAATTGATTCGCCCGTGAGAAGCGACTGGTGCGCTATCTCGGCTGCATTCAGGTATCCAATGTGAGGGTTCAGCGCCGTAGCAAGGGCGACCGACCCCTCGAAATACCTCCTGCAGCGTTCTTCATTTGCGGTAATCCCCGTAATACACTTCTCGATGAAGTCCGGCAGGTACGAGGAAAGGAGTCGCATCGACTGGAGGAGGTTATAAGCCATCAGCGGCATCATGACGTTGAGATCGAATTGCCCGGCCTGCACCGCCAAAGAAACTGTCAAGTCGTGACCGATCACCTGGAAGCAGATCATATTCAGACATTCGGCCATCACCGGATTCACCTTCCCCGGCATTATCGAGGAACCGGGTTGTACCGCCGGCAGGTTGATCTCGAAGATGCCTGTCGTTGGTCCGGAACTCAGCAGGCGCAAATCGTTCGAGATGCGAGTCAACTCGAGCGCCAGGTCCCGCACAGACCCCGAGACCGCGGCTATCCGGTGGTTCGACTGAATGGCAGATATGCGGTTTCGAGCCGGTCGCAACCGCACCCCGGTGATTCTCGCAAGATACCCAACAGCCGCCTGCGGATATTTCGGGTGCGCGTTCAATCCGGTCCCTACCGCGGTTCCTCCCAGCGCCACCTCCTTGAGAAGATCGGACCGCCGAACAATTTCCTGTCTTGCCGCCTCAATGGCATCGGCGTATGCTTCGAATTCCTGCCCCAATGTGATTGGTACGGCGTCCTGAAGATGAGTTCGGGCGGACTTTGCGACTCGCCTGAACCTGCGGCCTTTGCCGCGAAAGGCCGATATCAGCTTTCGAAGCGCGGCATCCAACAGATGGACCTCGAGCAATGCCGCAATATTCATCGCGGTCGGGAACGTATCATTTGTCGATTGGGCCATATTGACGTGGTCGTTCGGACTGAGATATCGGTAATCGCCGCGCCGCCTTCCCAGCTTTTCGAGCGCGAGGTTCGCAATGACTTCGTTGACGTTCATATTGAACGATGTGCCCGCGCCCGCCTGGTAAACATCCAGACCGAACTGGTCGGCATGCGCTCCGCCCAAAATCGCGTCGCACGCCCATACGATCGCGTTCGCGCGGCGCCTGTCGATTACTCCCAAGTCCAGATTCGCCCGGGCGGCTGCCTTCTTGATCGAGGCATAAGCTCGCAGCAGCGAAGGAGGGTGCCTCAATCCGCTGGCGCGAAAATTTTCAAGCGCTCGCGCGGTCTGGATGCCGTAATACGCATCGGCTGGAACCGCCTTCTCGCCAAGCGAATCTCTTTCGGTCCTTGTGCCGGCGGCCTGTTTTACCCGGCGCATTTTGTTGTTTGATGTCATATTCCCGATTCTACCTTATCAACGACTGCATGCTTTCGCTATTAATCGACAACCTCTTCGAACATGTCCTTCGCGACACCACACAAAGGACATACCCAATCTTCCGGAACATCGGCGAAGGCCGTTCCCGGCTGAACTCCGTTTTCCGGGTCGCCCAGTGCGGGATCATAGATATAGCCGCAAACGGTACAAACGTATTTTTGCATGATTCTTCCTTCCTCCACTAGAGAGACATGGTCTGCAATCGATCATGAAATGAAAGAGTCGGTCGACTCTTTACTCCTTAAACCTGAATACCGGTCCGAAAATTACATGACTAAGGTAAAAGAGCGCTGCAAAACCGATGGTGACGAGCAGATGAATCCAGTTAATCGCGATGACATCGGGATGAAAAGAAGGAATCACCAGAACATATTTCTCAAGCAAGAGGCCGGCAAGAACAAAACTTGATGAAATGAGCGGAATAAATCCGGTCGCTTTGGCGCGGCGTGGCATGAGAATGGTGAACGGAATGACAAACGCCAGCGCCAGCATGGTTAGCGTCACCGCTCGCCATGGGCTGCGAAAGAAAATGAGATAGACGAATTGCGTCTCTTCCGGAATGTCTCCGTACCAGATCACGATGTATTGGCTCCACAAAAGGGACATCCAGAACAGAGAAAAGGCAAACAGCAGCTTTGAAATCCTTCGCCTGTCCCCATCCGGTATGGCCGCGAAATAGCCCGCCACGCACAATCCCGCGAGTCCGAGAAAAAACGCGCTCACCGCGAAATAGGCGCCCAGCAGCGTACTGTACCAGTTGGGCTGCAGAGACATGACCAGATCAAATGCGAGATAGGTGTAAACAACCATAAAGAGTATTACAAGTGCGACCGCCCACGGAGAGGCTTGAATCGGGTCGGAAGCCTCACTTTGTTTTCCGGTCTTGTAGAGGAATATCCAACTGAAGAGAGCCAGGAGACTCAATCCCAATAATCCGCGAATCGCCAGAAACGGGATATTCAGATAGGCCGCCTTTTGGGGTACCGGGTCAGCAACCCAGGGAAAAATGGAGACGCGCCCCAGCAGAAGGACTGCAAATAGGATGACTACCACCGGCAAAAATGCAGCAAACGAGCGCGCGATGCCGACATACGGACGGCCCCACCTCGCATTGGTGAGATTCAAAGAGGCTGCAAAAATGACGCTGCCCTGCGCAAGGCTCGCCCAAAAGAGAAAGTTAACAAGAAAAGCCTGCCAGAACAGGTTCACATAGTCGCCCATTGCCCTAACCTCTTCCTTCTCCTTCAAGCAGTCTTACGTCAAGTGTCCCCTCGTTTTTCAGTGCGGAGTGGACTTTCTCGCATTGTGGCGACTCGTGCCGGACCACAAGCGCAAATTCATTCTGCGAGCATCCTGGATGATAGATGCCGCCGATGCGCGGCAGTCGCGAGGTGAACAGAAATCCTGCAAAAGTGGCCGTGGCCCCGAAAAGGATTGTCAGCTCGAATGCAATGACTACGAAGGCCGACAGGCTGACTATCGGCTTTCCGCCAACCGGAATCGGCCACGACAGCACGGTGTAAATCTGAAGCCACAGGCCGAATGCGGCGCCCGTGAGGCAGCCGATGAGCGCAAACCAGCGCACCTGGCTCGGCCGGCGCGGCACGAGTTCCTCCATCTCGGGCAGTGGAATAGGGCTGCAGATGTCGATTATTTCCATGTTCAATGACTGGGCCGCTTGCACGGCGCGTGCGAGTGCTTCTGCCGTTGAATAGATTGCGATGCTTTCACAACGCTCACTCATGTGTTTCTCCGCCCTCTCTATGCAGTTGGCTCTTCAGCTCGCTGATGGCGACAGCAGGGAACACCTTCATCAATGAGATAAACAAGAGGAAGAACAGCCCCCAGGTACCCAACATGATGCCCCACTCGATCAACGTCGGGAAATACAATCCCCAGGCATACGGATTGTAGTCCTCGGAAAGGCTGGTGACGATGATAACGAAGCGCTCGACCCACATCCCGATGACCACGCCGATCGAAACGATGTAGACATATCTCAGGTTCATGCGCAGGCGATGGCTGAACAGGGACAGCGGCAAAAGGCAATTGAAGAATACCATGGTCCAGAAGAGGTAACTGTATTCGCCGAAAGCGCGATTGAAGTAGGCGTGCTGCTCATACACGTTGCCGCTGTACCATGCGATGAAGGATTCAACGAAATACGAGTACGTCACAATGAGGCTCATGAAAATGAGGATTTTTGAAAGCATGTCGAAATGGCGATGCGTGATCAGCGACTCGAGCTCATAGAATTTCCTGATCGGCAGCAGCACGATGATGATCATCGCCACCCCCGAAAAGATCGCGCCCGCAACAAAATACGGCGCGAAAATTGTGCTGTGCCAGCCGGGGACGACCGAGACGGCAAAATCCCAACTCACGACGCTATGCACGGAGATCACGAGCGGAGTTGCCAGCGCCGCCAATAGCAGGTAAGCCATCTCGTAGTGGTGCCACTGCCGGTATCCGCCCCGCCACCCGAGGGAGAGGATTCCGTAGATCGTCTTCTTGAGACCGGTTGACCGATCACGAACGGTCGCGACATCCGGAAGAAGCCCCAAATAGAAGAACATCATGCTGACCAGCATGTAGGTGGTAATTGCGACGACGTCCCACAAGAGCGGGCTCTTGAAGTTCGGCCAGAGCTGCCGGTAATTCGGATACGGCAACAGATAATACGCGACCCATACACGCCCCAGGTGAATGAGAGGGTAAAGTCCCGCCGTCATGATCGCGATAACGGTCATCCCTTCAGCAATCCGGTTTATGCTCGTCCTCCATTTCGCCAGGAACAGGAAAAGGATGGCTGAAATGAGCGTGCCGGAATGGGCGAGACCGACCCAGAAAACAAAATTTGTTATGTAGACGCCCCAGTTGACGGGGTTGTTGATGCCCGCCACCCCGATAGAAGCCAATATCTGGCGCAGATATGCGAGAAATCCGAGAGCCAGGAATAGGGACATCAGCGCCGCGAAAAGAAAAAACAGCTTGCTCGGACGCAGCATTCCGCGCAGGACGGCCTCCTCGATTCCAAGAAAGGTGCCGGCGACCGACGGCGGCTGTTTTGTCGGTTGCACGATCCG
This genomic stretch from Candidatus Abyssobacteria bacterium SURF_5 harbors:
- a CDS encoding DUF3341 domain-containing protein gives rise to the protein MSERCESIAIYSTAEALARAVQAAQSLNMEIIDICSPIPLPEMEELVPRRPSQVRWFALIGCLTGAAFGLWLQIYTVLSWPIPVGGKPIVSLSAFVVIAFELTILFGATATFAGFLFTSRLPRIGGIYHPGCSQNEFALVVRHESPQCEKVHSALKNEGTLDVRLLEGEGRG
- a CDS encoding complex I NDUFA9 subunit family protein codes for the protein MNIFISGGTGFIGSHSAARLIDAGHHVRLLSPKGPGHAQGLPQEHAEFVGGDLLDPDSLKGKMDGVDVAVNFVGIIVEVGEATFERVHVHGLHNLLWEAKRAGVKRFVHISALGTSDRPVSEYFRTKWQAEQLIKNSGIPYVILRPSLVFGPEDKFFNMLKPMLYLPIVPVAGGGKTRFQPIYVEDIASCIVASVEQEKPLNGIWEIAGPDQFTFDEMLDQMADVMGKAHRLKLHIPMPVMMLVARVVEKLFPKPFVTTDQLKMLSLDNATAENSLTDVFGVQPHVFRDTLRKYWGT
- a CDS encoding hydrogenase, whose protein sequence is MLRPSKLFFLFAALMSLFLALGFLAYLRQILASIGVAGINNPVNWGVYITNFVFWVGLAHSGTLISAILFLFLAKWRTSINRIAEGMTVIAIMTAGLYPLIHLGRVWVAYYLLPYPNYRQLWPNFKSPLLWDVVAITTYMLVSMMFFYLGLLPDVATVRDRSTGLKKTIYGILSLGWRGGYRQWHHYEMAYLLLAALATPLVISVHSVVSWDFAVSVVPGWHSTIFAPYFVAGAIFSGVAMIIIVLLPIRKFYELESLITHRHFDMLSKILIFMSLIVTYSYFVESFIAWYSGNVYEQHAYFNRAFGEYSYLFWTMVFFNCLLPLSLFSHRLRMNLRYVYIVSIGVVIGMWVERFVIIVTSLSEDYNPYAWGLYFPTLIEWGIMLGTWGLFFLLFISLMKVFPAVAISELKSQLHREGGETHE
- a CDS encoding 6-phosphofructokinase, with the protein product MEIERIGVLTGGGDAPGLNAVIRAIVIAADQHGIEVIGIKRGWAGLLDGGEAELLTVDQVDDIHRTGGTVLRTSRTNPVKHPNGMEQIRRNLEKYHIDALIAIGGDDTLGVANKLHLEGIKVVGVPKTIDNDLCGTDYTFGFDTAINIATEAMDRLHTTAKSHDRVLIVEIMGRYAGWLAMNAGMAGGAHIILLPEEKFDPDEVADIVKKRRESGRNYTIIAVSEGAVPADAREFITQDDKVDEFGHVKLGGIAKRLAKVIEKKTGQETRSVELGHVQRGGAPSAFDRVLGARLGLKAVNLLLEGKFGQMPALQGTTIINIPLEQAIGKLKLVDKSFIDEMKIFRGR
- a CDS encoding aspartate ammonia-lyase, with the protein product MRRVKQAAGTRTERDSLGEKAVPADAYYGIQTARALENFRASGLRHPPSLLRAYASIKKAAARANLDLGVIDRRRANAIVWACDAILGGAHADQFGLDVYQAGAGTSFNMNVNEVIANLALEKLGRRRGDYRYLSPNDHVNMAQSTNDTFPTAMNIAALLEVHLLDAALRKLISAFRGKGRRFRRVAKSARTHLQDAVPITLGQEFEAYADAIEAARQEIVRRSDLLKEVALGGTAVGTGLNAHPKYPQAAVGYLARITGVRLRPARNRISAIQSNHRIAAVSGSVRDLALELTRISNDLRLLSSGPTTGIFEINLPAVQPGSSIMPGKVNPVMAECLNMICFQVIGHDLTVSLAVQAGQFDLNVMMPLMAYNLLQSMRLLSSYLPDFIEKCITGITANEERCRRYFEGSVALATALNPHIGYLNAAEIAHQSLLTGESIKKLAIQRGIMTEEQFEAVTDPLHTNAPRSKGRTKDKKRRRRKWLKSQKQLRKS
- a CDS encoding rubredoxin translates to MQKYVCTVCGYIYDPALGDPENGVQPGTAFADVPEDWVCPLCGVAKDMFEEVVD